Proteins found in one Paenibacillus sp. FSL R10-2782 genomic segment:
- a CDS encoding LemA family protein, whose protein sequence is MGKKVLIGLAIFMGVIIVFCLITVGSIWSHRNTAVKLEGRIEAQYLSNQSSYDNMWKKFKEMTQVTDLQAGQVKEVYTGMITGRYNDTNLLYQAVHEQNPRLATSVYTDLQREIAASRQQFDNNQKQMMDIVREYNTYIKVHFIMASLTNMKTYDMSQYIVTSDQTEDAFTKKKADEIRLK, encoded by the coding sequence ATGGGAAAAAAAGTGTTGATTGGTTTGGCTATATTTATGGGCGTCATTATTGTATTTTGCTTGATTACGGTAGGTTCGATCTGGAGTCACCGGAATACGGCTGTGAAGCTGGAAGGAAGAATTGAGGCTCAATATCTATCGAACCAGTCCAGCTACGATAATATGTGGAAGAAATTCAAGGAAATGACGCAGGTCACGGATTTACAGGCTGGACAGGTCAAAGAGGTATACACAGGGATGATTACCGGACGATATAATGATACGAATTTGCTGTATCAGGCGGTGCATGAACAAAATCCCCGTTTGGCTACATCTGTATATACGGATCTTCAGCGCGAAATTGCCGCCAGTCGCCAGCAGTTTGATAACAACCAGAAGCAAATGATGGATATCGTTCGGGAATATAACACGTATATTAAGGTACATTTTATTATGGCTTCCCTGACCAATATGAAAACATATGATATGTCCCAATATATCGTAACTTCAGACCAAACCGAGGATGCTTTTACCAAGAAGAAAGCGGATGAAATCCGTCTGAAATAG
- a CDS encoding rhamnogalacturonan lyase, whose protein sequence is MDSQVSAASTRQMEKLNRGAVAVKVPEGVLVSWRLLGTEADSVSFNLYRGTSKVNDAPITSKTNFLDKAGTTASSYTVRAVVNGAEQAASQAVKVWSNNYLDVPIQQPAGGTTPDNVSYTYNANDASVGDLDGDGEYEIVLKWDPSNAKDNSQSGYTGNVFLDGYKLDGTRKWRIDLGRNIRAGAHYTQFLVYDFDGDGKAEIVCKTADGSKDGTGVTIGNASADYRNASGYILDGPEFLTVFSGDTGKALSTIDYVPPRGTVSSWGDNYGNRVDRFLAGVAYLDGVRPSIVMARGYYTRTVLVAYDWRNGNLNRRWTFDSNSSTNAGTAGQGNHSLSVADVDGDDKDEIVYGSLVVDDTGAKLANSGMGHGDALHVGDLNPDRSGYEVFKVNEDKNATYGAAMYDPRNGNILWGVNTGKDTGRGMSADIDPRTKGNEQWAPGIGVRSAKGELITNTLPSSINFGIWWDGDLLRELLDHTSSSAGKIDKWNYTNSTTSNLLTATGTSSNNGTKGTPSLQADLFGDWREEVIWRKSDNSALRIYTTPYESEYRFYTLMHDPLYRLSIAWQNVAYNQPPHTGFYLGEGMSKPTQPNIYTP, encoded by the coding sequence ATGGATAGCCAGGTCTCTGCTGCCTCCACGAGGCAAATGGAAAAGCTGAACCGGGGAGCCGTCGCGGTCAAAGTGCCGGAGGGCGTGCTGGTGAGTTGGCGTTTGCTGGGCACGGAAGCGGATTCAGTCAGCTTCAATCTGTATAGAGGGACAAGCAAGGTCAATGATGCGCCGATTACGTCGAAAACCAACTTTTTGGACAAGGCTGGCACAACCGCATCCTCATACACGGTTCGTGCCGTAGTGAATGGAGCAGAACAGGCTGCTTCTCAGGCAGTGAAGGTTTGGAGCAACAACTATCTGGATGTTCCCATCCAGCAGCCTGCAGGCGGTACAACCCCGGATAATGTGAGCTACACGTACAATGCCAATGACGCCAGTGTAGGTGATCTGGATGGGGATGGCGAGTATGAGATTGTGTTAAAATGGGACCCTTCCAATGCCAAGGACAATTCGCAATCCGGCTACACGGGAAATGTATTTTTGGACGGCTACAAGCTGGATGGAACACGCAAATGGCGAATCGACCTGGGCCGGAACATTCGGGCTGGAGCGCACTACACACAATTTCTCGTCTATGATTTTGACGGAGACGGCAAGGCGGAAATCGTATGCAAAACAGCAGACGGCTCTAAAGACGGCACAGGTGTAACCATCGGCAACGCTTCGGCGGATTATCGTAATGCCAGTGGTTATATTTTGGACGGGCCTGAATTTCTGACCGTGTTCTCGGGCGATACGGGCAAAGCACTTAGCACGATTGACTATGTGCCGCCACGGGGAACGGTATCCAGTTGGGGAGATAATTATGGCAACCGGGTGGACCGTTTTCTCGCCGGGGTTGCTTATCTGGATGGCGTACGGCCGAGCATAGTCATGGCACGGGGGTATTACACCCGAACGGTTCTGGTCGCGTACGATTGGCGTAATGGTAACTTGAATCGACGTTGGACCTTTGATAGCAACAGCTCGACCAATGCCGGAACCGCCGGACAGGGCAACCATAGCTTGAGTGTGGCGGATGTGGATGGAGACGATAAGGATGAAATTGTGTACGGTTCGCTGGTAGTGGATGATACCGGAGCGAAGCTGGCTAACTCTGGGATGGGACATGGGGATGCACTTCATGTCGGGGATTTGAATCCCGACCGTTCAGGATATGAAGTGTTTAAGGTAAACGAGGACAAAAATGCGACTTATGGTGCTGCCATGTATGACCCGCGTAATGGAAACATTTTATGGGGCGTAAATACAGGCAAGGATACCGGGAGAGGCATGTCGGCAGATATTGATCCCCGTACAAAAGGGAACGAGCAATGGGCGCCGGGGATCGGCGTACGTTCGGCAAAAGGAGAGCTTATTACGAATACGCTACCGTCCTCCATTAATTTTGGAATTTGGTGGGATGGCGACCTGCTGCGTGAGCTGTTGGATCATACCTCATCGAGCGCTGGTAAAATCGACAAGTGGAACTATACCAACTCGACCACTTCCAATTTGCTTACGGCGACAGGTACCAGCTCCAATAACGGAACGAAAGGAACACCATCCTTGCAGGCCGATCTGTTCGGCGACTGGCGCGAGGAAGTGATTTGGCGCAAAAGCGATAATTCCGCCCTACGAATCTACACAACACCGTATGAGTCAGAGTATCGTTTTTATACACTTATGCATGATCCGTTGTATCGCCTGAGTATAGCGTGGCAGAATGTGGCCTATAACCAGCCGCCACACACTGGGTTTTATCTGGGAGAAGGGATGTCCAAGCCCACGCAGCCGAATATATATACCCCTTGA